The genome window CGTGAAGGGGCGGATGCCATCGTCTCCGGCGACGACTATGCGACTGCACATGGTCTCATCATGAGCCCGGCACACTTCCGCGAGTTCGTCCTGCCCTACCTCAAGCGCAGTATCGATGCCGCGCATGAGATGGGCGTGCCTTACATCAAGCATACCGACGGCAATATCTGGTCCATTCTGGATATGCTGGTGGAAGCGGGCATCGATGCCATTGACCCTATCGAGCCCCTGGCAGGCATGGACATCGGCGAGGTGAAGGCACGCTATGGAGACCGTATCGCGGTCATCGGCAATGTAGATTGCTCGCTGGTGCTGACCCAGGGCACGCGCGAGGAGGTAGGGGAGGCGGTGAAGGAGACTATCGCCAAAGCCTCGCCGGGTGGAGGGCATATTCTGGCGTCCAGCAACTCCATCCACCCCGCCGTCAAGCCCGAGAACTACCTGGCGATGGTAGAAGCGGCGAGAAAATACGGCAACTATCCGATAGATCCGAAACTGGTGGCGGAATATCGGCACAGGAATTACATCCGGCGGTATGTGAAAGTGTAAACCCTTACACGTCCGCATGTGATAGCGACGTGCTGTCGTTCTGAAGGCGAGCGAAGAATCTGCCGGGCTGTCTGAAGAGATGCTTCGCTGGCGCTCAGCAGGACACTGGTAGCCTCGTGTCATTGCGAGGCACAAAGTGCCGTCACAATCTCCTTCCCGGGCAGTGGCTGTACTGCCTCTGCTCTCGCCGTCCTTATCCCACCACCACGTTCACCAGCTTATTCGGCACGACGATGATCTTTTTCACCGTCTTGCCGTTGGTGAATTGCTGTACTTTGGGGCTTGCCAGCGCCAGTCGCTCCAGCTCCTCCTGAGGGGTGTCTACCGGAACCACCAGCACGTCCCGCAGTTTGCCGTTCACCTGCACGACGATATTCAACTCCTCCGCTGCCGCGACCGTCTCATCGTAATCGGGGTAAGGTTGGTTATAGGTAAAGCCTTCGTAGCCCAGCCTCTCCCACAGCTCGTCGGCGATATGCGGGGTAAACGGCGCCAGCACCAGTATCAGCGAGTATATCGCCTCGCTGAAAGCGGGAGAGGCTATCAGCGTATCCTTCAGGTCGTACATCAGGTTGACCCATTCCATCACCGCCGCCACTGCAGTGTTAAAGCGGAAGTCCTCGATATCCTCGCCCACTTTCTTGATCGTCTGGTGCGTCTTGCGTCGCAGTTTGCGCTCATCGGCGGTCAGTTCTGCGCCCTGCAGTTTCTCTTTCCAGTCGCGGTGATAGTGCGGGATGGTGTCCAGCACCAGTCGCCACACGCGGTGCAGGAAACGGTTGGCTCCGCTCACGCCTTCCTCGCGCCACTCAATCGCCTGGTCAAAAGGTGCCACGAACAGCTCGTACAGACGCAGGGTATCGGCGCCGTGTTTTTCCACCACTGCATCGGGCGTGACCACGTTACCCTTGGACTTGGACATCTTGACCATCACATCGGGTTCGTCGGGGTCAGGAGCCAGCACCATGCCCTGGTTGCGCAGGGTGAGGAAAGGCTCTACGAAGTGCACCAGCCCGGCGTCGTACATCACCTTTACCCAGAAGCGGGCGTACAGCAGATGCATCACCGCGTGCTCCGCCCCGCCCACATACACATCGACGGGCAGCCAGTAACGTACTGCATCGGGGTTGAAGGGGCGGTCGGTCTCGTGCGGGCTGGCAAACCGCAGGAAGTACCACGAGGAGCAGGCAAAGCCCCCCATCGTGTCGGTCTCGCGCTCGGCGGCGCCTCCGCACTGCGGGCAGGTGGTGTTCACAAACTCCGGGATGTTCGCCAGAGGCGATTTGCCCGTGCCTGTCGGCTCATAGTGCTCCACGTCAGGCAGCAGCACAGGCAGCTGCTCTTCGGGAACGGGCACGATGCCGCACTTCGGGCAGTGGATAATGGGGATCGGCGCACCCCAGTAACGCTGCCGGCTAATCAGCCAGTCGCGCAAGCGGTAGTTCACGCGCCGCTTGCCGATGCCTCGTGCCTCCATCCAGTCGGCGATACGCTGTTTGCCCTCTTCGCTGGGCAGTCCACTAAACTCGCCGCTGTTCACCATCGTGCCTTCGCCGGTGTACGCCTGCTCCAGCGGTTCGCCGTTCCAGCCGGGAGGGGCAATCACGACAGGGATAGGCAACCCGTACCGTTTGGCAAAATCAAAGTCGCGCTCATCGTGTGCAGGCACCGCCATAATCGCGCCCGTGCCGTAGCCCATCAGCACATAGTCGGCGATGAAGATAGGCACCAGCTGTCCGTTGACCGGGTTGATGGCGTACGCGCCGGTGAACACGCCGTCCCGCACGCGCTCTGTGGAGAGGCGTTCAATCTCCGTCTCGCGCTGGCTGCGGGCGATATACGCTTCTACTTCCTCGCGTCGGTCGGGGGTGGTAATCTCACGCACCAGAGGATGTTCCGGCGCCAGCACCGCAAACGACATGCCGAAAGTGGTGTCCACGCGCGTGGTGAACACCCAGAAGGATTTGCCCGATGGCTTGCCTTCTGCGTCGGCGACCGGCATCTGGAACTCCATGCCCTCGCTACGCCCAATCCAGTTGCGCTGCATCATCTTGATGCCTTCGGGCCAGTTGATGAGCTCCAAATCGTTGAGCAATCGTTCGGCGTAGTCGGTAATCTTGAAGAACCACTGGGGCAGGTCGCGCTTCTCCACGATACTGCCGCACCGCCAGCACGCACCGCCTTCTACCTCTTCGTTCGCCAGCACCGTCTTGCAGGAGGGACACCAGTTGGCAGGGGCGGTGGAGCGGTACGCCAGCCCACGCTTGTACAGCAACAGGAAGAACCACTGTGTCCATTTATAGTAATCCGGCGAGCTGGAGTTAATCTCACGGCTCCAGTCGTAGGAGATGCCTATCATGTTCATCTGCCGCTTGTAATTGGCGATGTAACGGGGCACCGTTTTGCTGGGGTGCGAGCGTTTGCGGATGGCTTCGTTCTCTGCAGGTAGACCGAACGCATCCCATCCCATCGGGTGCAGCACGTTGAAGCCCTTCATGTGTTTGTAGCGGCAGAAGGTGTCGGTGGGGATGTAGTTCCGACAGTGCCCGACCGACAGCCCGTCGCCCGAAGGATAGGGGAAGAAGTCCAGGGCGTACAGTTTGGGCTTCGGGCTGAAATCCACTGCACGAAACAGTTGCGCTTCCTGCCAGCGTTTTTGCCATTTTTGCTCTATCTGTTGCGGTTGATACCTGTCCTCCATGCGTGCCAAACCCCTCCCACACGGTTGCAATCGTATTCAGTATAACGTGACCCGGTAAAGCTTTGCAAGGGTGACGAAAGGGGCGCCAGGACACGAACGGCTCGCGGTGAACTTTGGAAGGAGCGTGTCTGCCAGCGGAGAAGTCTATCGCGATACCGACAGAACTCCACAAACGGGTGGGAGTGCAGGATGAAACCACAATACGCTTTGGCATTTTTCTTCGCGCTATGCTGCATGGCGTGCACGGCGCAGAACCCCCTCACCAACGGCGGTTTTGAGATTCTGGACGCACAGGGCAGACCTGTCGACTGGGAGCTTCTGGGCGATACCGTCATGGTCACCACCGATGCGCACTCGGGAAAGTATGCGCTGCGCTTTGAGCGGGGCAGAGGGCGCAATGTACCGCCTGAAATCGGCTTGAACCGCAACTGGGCTGCCGATAGCGGCCAGCAGGGCAAGATGCTCGCGGAGCGCAAAGGGGGCATCGTGTTCTGGTACAAGCTGGTTTCCGCCTCGCCGGATGCCTCGGTGAGCGTTCAGGTCATCCCCATGAGCGCACGCCCCTTCGAGGATACCGGCTCCGCTCGCGCCATTTACCAGATACCGCTACACCATGCGGGCGACGGTCGCTGGCACCAGGGCAAGCTGGTGTATGACTTCACCGGCAATCCCAAGGTGAGATGGGTACACGTGGGCGTGCGGCTGACGGGTGGCGCCGCGGTGCTGATCGTGGATGATATGGAGTATGTGGAGCGCGTCGGCGCGGTGCTGCAGTTTGAAAAGATGCACTTCTACCCCGACAGGTCCGCTCCCGACAGGGCGGGCATGCTCACGTTCTCACTCACCAACGCGGGCGATACCCCTTCTCAGCCGGTGCAGATAGCGGTTCGTGCCCCTGAAGGCTGGCGCGTTCATCCGTTGCGTGTGCCGGATGCTCGTGCTGTGGCGCCGGGGGATGGGCTGACTTACCGCTGGAGCGTGCAGGGTGTGCTGAAACCTTCCACCGTGCGCCTGACGGCTACCGATGGTAAAGAGAGTGTAGAAGAAATCTTCCGGCTCACGCCCCGGGTAGAGCTGGAAAGCGTGCTGATGAAACCTGCGATGGTCGCGCCCGGAGGGACTGCTGAAATCGTAGCCACCGTGCGCAATCGGGGCGCCGCCATTGCCGAAGGAGTGGAGTTGCGCTGCACGCTGCCGGTTTCCCGGACACCCCTCACTTTCCTTACGAACAACGCGCAAAAAGCTCCAGCCGTTGCGCCCGGGGGGAAGACTGTCGTACGCTGGAAGATACGCGCAGGTTCCCATCCTGGCGAATGGCAGGTGGATTGCACTCTGCGTGCACCGGAGACGTCCCCTCAAAACGGCAGGGGCACACTCCTCATCACCGATGCGCTCCGGCGACCGGCACAGCGGGCAGTGGGCGCGCTGTGGATCAGGCGTGGCTCAGACCGTATCCTCGGCGAGCTGCGCGTGGGCGACCGCGTGGTGGCGCGAATGCCCCATCTGGGCAGTGTGGTGGTGAAATTGCCTGATGGCTCGGTGCAGAGGCTGTTTCCGCGATACCTGCTACCTGTGCGCAGAAATCCCGGCGCACCATTGGTGCTCAATGGCAGTGCGCGTGATCGTGGGGGAGCACGCTGGACGTTTACCCTCAGCGCGCAAACTGTGGACACGCACACGCTAAAGATGGAATATGCCTGCGTTCCCGATCAACCGCGCGACGTGCTGGCTTTCGAGGGACCGATACTGCTGGTGGGCGACGGTAGCACTGCCGACGCGAAGCAAGAAGCGCTCCTGCCCGGTCTGGAGTGGCTGACCGCCGACGAAGTGAGCAGTAGCGACCTGGACATTGCCAGCGACCATCCCGACCGGATACGTTTTGTACCGCACCCGCACAAAGTGACCATTCCCGCCATGGGAGTGAAAACTCCTGTCGCGGTCGTGGGGTTGCTGTGGAATGTGTACGACCACTGGGGAAAGGGGCAGCAGATGCCCCAGCCCGTGTTCGCTGTGCCCGACAGGCTGAAGGGAACCGCCACACACCGCCTGGGGCTGATCGCGCCGAACGTACCTGCCGGTTTGGGCGAGAACCGATTGACGGCGTCAAAACCCTTCCGCGTGACGCCCGATGGATACCTGCGTCTGAGTGCGCTCGTGGTGGTACGCCCTCAGGCAACGGACGCGCTGAGCGTGGTGGATACCTGGTTCGCCCACTTCACGCCTGACCCACCCTTGCCCGCTCCTCAGGGTGATGACCTCGGGCAAATCGCCTGGAGCATGAAGGCATACACCGATTCGCTGTGGGTTTCGGAGGAGGAGGGCTGGTTGCCATTTCAGGGCGGACCGGCGATATGGGCACGCCCGGGCTTTCGTCCCGACTACGTATATGACCTGCTCAAGGCGTTGATCCTCTTGCCAAACCACCCCGAATCTTCGAAGTGGCGCGCGCTGGTAGAGAAAACGCAGGCGCGCGTGGGCATCCCACAGGCGGAAGATATGCAGTTCGAACACGGCGACGTCGAGAACGCTCTGGCTTTTCTGCGTGCTCGTGCGCTGGAGCTGATGCAGTCCCAAAACCGTGATGGTTCGTGGGGCTTTGACGCCGACCGGCGCGACCAGGGCGTGTTCAAAGGGATGGACTACCATCAGCTCGGACCGCCCGACGCGGTGGAGCTCGGCACCTGCGCCCGCAACGCGTACGAGATTCTGCGCTACGCCCGAATCTCCGGCAGCGAAGAGGCGTATCGCGCCGGAGTGAAGACGCTGCTGTTCATGCGCCGTTTTACTGTGCCGCGCGCCGCACAGGTCTGGGAGGTTCCGGTGCACACGCCCGACATCCTCGCTGCCGCCGACGCGGTAGACGCCTACCTGGAGGCATACTGGCATAGCGGCGACCCGCGCTGGCTGGCGGAAGCCCGTCGCTGGGCAAGGGCGGGTTTGCCGTTTGTGTATGTGTGGAACGCGCCCGGCAAGCCGTGGATGCGTTACGGCTCCATACCCGTTTTCGGCGCGACGTGGTATCTGGGAAGCTGGTTCGGTAACATCGTGCAGTGGAACGGCTTGCGCTACGCCTATGCTTTGCTCAAGCTCTGTGAGGCGGATCGGACTGCCCCGGCGCCGTGGAAGCAGGTTGCACTGGGCATCACGCGCTGCGCCATGTACCAGCAGTCCACCTCCGGCAAAAACCTTGCCCTCTGGCCCGATAGCTACCACACCATCACTGACGTGCGCGCTGCATGGGACTTCGCCCCGCGCCAGATACTGAAGAACGTGTACCACTTTCTGGGGCACGAAGAGGAACCGAGAACCGTGCGCCTGCCCAGCGGCATCCGGGTGAGCAGCCGCGGGGTGAAAATGCAGGCGAGCGAAGAAGGCGATACGCTGCGCGTGGTGTTACGCCATCCTCCAGGCGAGCACGGTAACCTGCTCCTCAGCGGAATATCTCGCCCGGCACAGGTGCTGTTGCAGGGGCAACCTTTGTCGGAGGTAGAACGCTGGACGCCGGAGTCCCTCAGGCGGAGCGGCTGGAAGTATTCGCAGGCGCATCGTGCGCTCAGCGTGCGGCTTGCCACCGATGCGGAGGTCACGGTGGAGGTGCGCGGGGTGCGAAAAGTGGACGTGCCTGCCTTTCCGCGTGTCGCCACCGAGCTACGCTTTGAGTTCGTGGAGGATACCGAGGGCTGGGAAGCCGCCAACGACCTGGAACCGTTGCAGGTTCGGCAGGGCGTGCTGGTGACCCGTTCTACCGGTGGCGACCCGTACATGATACGTCCGTTGTGTCAGTTGGATGGCGACTCTATCCAGCGTGTTCGTATCCGCCTGCGTGGCACAGGGGGCAGGGGAGGACAGTTTTACTGGACGACAGCCAGCTCACCCAGCTTCGCGGAGGATAAAGTCATCCTCTTTGAACTGCCTCTGGATGGGGAGTGGCACGAGGTGGTATTGCCTGTGGGTGAGCATCCCCTCTGGCGCGGGCAGACGATTACCGCCATCCGCCTGGACCCGGGCTCTGCACCAAACACGCTGATAGAGATAGACTGGATACGGGGAGAAAACCGGTGAACGCTTAGAGTACGATCACCTCGCTGCCCGCGACGGGCTGGCACACGAACATCTCGGGGGATAGATTGCGCGGGGCGTAGTAATGCTCGGTCAGAGCGTGCTGCACGGCGTCGC of Armatimonadota bacterium contains these proteins:
- the leuS gene encoding leucine--tRNA ligase; amino-acid sequence: MEDRYQPQQIEQKWQKRWQEAQLFRAVDFSPKPKLYALDFFPYPSGDGLSVGHCRNYIPTDTFCRYKHMKGFNVLHPMGWDAFGLPAENEAIRKRSHPSKTVPRYIANYKRQMNMIGISYDWSREINSSSPDYYKWTQWFFLLLYKRGLAYRSTAPANWCPSCKTVLANEEVEGGACWRCGSIVEKRDLPQWFFKITDYAERLLNDLELINWPEGIKMMQRNWIGRSEGMEFQMPVADAEGKPSGKSFWVFTTRVDTTFGMSFAVLAPEHPLVREITTPDRREEVEAYIARSQRETEIERLSTERVRDGVFTGAYAINPVNGQLVPIFIADYVLMGYGTGAIMAVPAHDERDFDFAKRYGLPIPVVIAPPGWNGEPLEQAYTGEGTMVNSGEFSGLPSEEGKQRIADWMEARGIGKRRVNYRLRDWLISRQRYWGAPIPIIHCPKCGIVPVPEEQLPVLLPDVEHYEPTGTGKSPLANIPEFVNTTCPQCGGAAERETDTMGGFACSSWYFLRFASPHETDRPFNPDAVRYWLPVDVYVGGAEHAVMHLLYARFWVKVMYDAGLVHFVEPFLTLRNQGMVLAPDPDEPDVMVKMSKSKGNVVTPDAVVEKHGADTLRLYELFVAPFDQAIEWREEGVSGANRFLHRVWRLVLDTIPHYHRDWKEKLQGAELTADERKLRRKTHQTIKKVGEDIEDFRFNTAVAAVMEWVNLMYDLKDTLIASPAFSEAIYSLILVLAPFTPHIADELWERLGYEGFTYNQPYPDYDETVAAAEELNIVVQVNGKLRDVLVVPVDTPQEELERLALASPKVQQFTNGKTVKKIIVVPNKLVNVVVG